TTTCATTTCTGCTGGTACAACTTCTGTAGGGTGCATAGCTCGATTCGATGCACTCCGGCGATGGAGGCCGGGATTGCGGATCACATCATGGAGATTGGAGAAGTCTTGAGGGCGGCCTGAGCTGGGGATTCATGTATCGGAGGATAGCGGACACCGTACTGACACAGTCGGTGAAAAGCAGGTTTGCTTCGTGGTCTTGCATACTGCGTTCTGGGTGGGCTAGGGGATTCCTATCGTGCTTTCGAATCTTGTGCAGAAAATCCAGGACGGACTCTTCGGCATCGCCAAGCTTTCCCGTGCGTTGAAGTTCGTTTTCGATTTTTTTAATGATTGTGGCGAGCTTCGGATACTGATTTGGCTTGCCGAGAATTGAGTCGTACCATTGACGGGTCATCGCCTCGACTGCCCTGACCGAGTGGAACCCGCAGGCTGTATGGAGGTCAAAGGCTAGACAAAGCGCTGCCTGTCTGAAATCTCCCCTGACGAGGCCGGGGAGAGATGCCCATGCGCTTCCAAAAAACACCTCGGGTTCTTCTATCAGCTTCACAGTGTCAAGGCCGCCCTTTTCCCGGACCATGTAGATGTACCGGTCGCTCAGTACGCCGCCGAGGCTTTCTCCAAAGCCGTCGATAGCCCGCTGGATCGCTGCGCAATCGTTATCCGTCAACGCATAGTCCTTGTCCCGCTCAACGGCGGCTCTCAAATTGTCGATGCGCCTGTGTATCATGTCCACCGACCTTGTGAGCCTCTTACGTAGGCGCAACGCTTTATGGCCTAGTGCGTCCTCGATGTCCTCAACCGCCAAAACGGTGAGGGTGAGCCACGCCTTTGCGCCGCTTCCAGGCTCGGCAGCCGCTCGCAGATTCGTCAGGCGTTTCGACAGTAGGTAGAAGATGCTGTGCGGGTCTATCCTGTCCACTGGCAGTCTCCGCGTGTTTTCCCTATTACCCATCAGCTACGCCCTCCTGTCAAGAGGGCTGGCTGATGCGGGCGCCCCTCTCCCAAATCGATTGCAACGCACAAAGGCACCACTACCGGCAGAGCGGCCTTAAGGTACCTGCAAAACGCTGAAGGAATGACCTGTCGCCCCCAGAAACGTCTCCAGGCCCCGCTTCGAGATCGTCAGGGTGGCGGTGTTGACCAGGGGGTGGCATTGAATCTTGTCGGCGTCCCAAATCCCGCGGTCGATAAAGACCTCGACACGGTGCTCGGGATCGTTGACGAGTCCCAACAGGGTGACCGAACCGGCGTCCACGCCCAGGTGGTGCTTCAGGCGTTCCTCTGAGCCGAAGCTGAGCTTGCCGGCCCCGATGGCTTGGGCGCAGGCTTTCAAGTCGACTCGCTGCCGGGCCGGCACGACCACCAGGAAGTGCCGTTTGCCCTTGCGGTCGCGCAGAAAGAGATTCTTGGTCTTGACTCCCGGCAAGTCGGGTATGAGCTCCTCTACCTGTTCCACCGTATAGACGGGAGGATGGCGGAAGCGCTCATAGCTGATGCCGTGCTGGTCAAGGAAGCCGTAGATGTCGCTCATGGCCGCCATTGTAACGGGGCGGCTTCCCTGCGGGTCATCGGTTGAGCCGAAAGCGTACGCTGATAGTGCCCACCACCGGCACCGGTTGGCCGTTGAGAATGGTGGGAGAATACCTCCATTGGAGCACCGCTTCCAAGGCCGGCTCGGCCAGGAACTTGTGCCCGTCCACCACCTCGGCCTGGGTCACTTTTCCCTCCTCGTCGACGATGACCTTGATCAGCACTTTGCCTTGCAGTCCGATGCGCCGCGCCAGGTCGGGATAGACGGGATCGACCCGCCGGATGAGTCGGGAGGCCAGCACGTCGCCTCCAACACGCTCGGGCTCAAGGTTCTTCGGGCGCGGCGGGGGCGGAGGGGGCGGCACGGTGGAGGGCGATACCCGCGTCAAACCA
This genomic interval from Acidobacteriota bacterium contains the following:
- a CDS encoding prolyl-tRNA synthetase associated domain-containing protein; amino-acid sequence: MSDIYGFLDQHGISYERFRHPPVYTVEQVEELIPDLPGVKTKNLFLRDRKGKRHFLVVVPARQRVDLKACAQAIGAGKLSFGSEERLKHHLGVDAGSVTLLGLVNDPEHRVEVFIDRGIWDADKIQCHPLVNTATLTISKRGLETFLGATGHSFSVLQVP